DNA sequence from the Aphelocoma coerulescens isolate FSJ_1873_10779 chromosome 27, UR_Acoe_1.0, whole genome shotgun sequence genome:
TCTCCCAGGTCCAAATGGACTCCCAGGTCCTCACAGCCCAGATCTCCAGGAGGTGGCAGAAGAGCTTTGCTCAAGATGATGCTTGGTCTTGGTTCAGAGGAAAATACAATTCAAGCCTAAGAATATCAAGGGCCAAACACAGGTtttgctccctgctcccactgctgtCAGTTGAATTAAATCCCATTTTGGAATATCAACCCAATAAAACCCCCCTGGGcaactgaatgaaaaaaaaaaccaaagccaccaaGGTATCTCTCCCAAGCAAACTTTGTCCCTCCCTTATCCATAGCACCACCTCTGAAGGACACCAAAAGGACTGCCATCAGTGTTGCCTCAAACTCAAACTATGCTCAAGTCTTTTCCCCCAGTCCTCAAATCAGACATTTGAAATGACTTCTTTCCCATCAGTGTTCATCATTTGGCTTCCAGTGCCTGAGGCtgtgctgcctggcagaagatgGACAGGAAGGTTTGAAGCGGTGTCAGGAGGGGCAGAAAAGGGCTCTGAGTTAACCAGAGAAAAGCTGGGGGACATCAGATGTCCTTGTCCAGACCTGGCTTAACAGTGAACAACCCAAATTCACTCCAGCCCGATGCCAAACCTCCACATCCCACTGagcccaaacccaccccagggTACCAGAGAATGAACCATCCCTTCCTCAGatcttctccagcagctctgagccACACAGGACAAAGAATTTCTAGAAGTTCCCTTTGGTACATGAAGAAACTTAATTTTCCCTGAAATACAGTTTTGTCCAGTTCTTATTCAGCAATTCCTGTGCAGCTTTGATAAAAGCAAGAGGACAGAGTGGTGTCTTCTCCACTTGCTTCCCAAGGAATGGGATCCAGCTGTGCTCCCACCTTCTTCCACAGAGCCCCAGTCCCTCTTTAAATGGGAATGATCCGTGTAATTGCATGGGATCCCAAAGGACCCTCCTGGGATGGGGtattcccttctcctctgaTGCTGAACAAGGCTGGAGGTCAGTGGGACAAAGGTTTTGGGATCAATAGTTCAGCCAGAGTGAGTTCCCTGCTCACTTCACCCACTATGCCAATTTTAGCTTATTTGGAAGCTTTTTCATTGAGAGCTCAAAATTGAGACTCGTGGGAAGATTTCAACTCCAAAAGGATTAGAAGCAACATATAAATAATGGTCTCCTCTTGGGTATTTAGGAGGTAAAAAAAATAAGGCTAATTAAGCCTATTTGCAGTATTATGTCTGTCATAAACTCTTTAATTCAGTTCAAGTCAATTTGAGCCAGAAAAGGGATGAAAAGGAATAAGCCCTTTAAAAGACCTGTAGCTGGTGAGAGGGAAGCTCTGAGTGGCCTCCAAACAGCCAGTTAATGGCTTGATCTGCTCTGAgactgctctgtgccagccctggaggGAGCAGGAGTCAAAAATAGTTGTAAAAACCAAAAGGGCAACAAAGTCAGGGTAAAGAGAGTGTGAGCTCACGCTCCTCACTGTGGGGGAATTGCTCAGAGCAGATGGAAGGGAGCAGCTGAgctgcccagctccagcagatccacactgcagagctgagcacacAGGGCACATCCCACACCTCTGAGGAGAACTCCATCCCATTGGAATTCAGCACAATTCCGCCTGTGGATGAGCCTGTCTAGCAACCCAAACCAGCATCTTCACCCCTTACATTGCCACTGAATTTTGAATTGAGCTTAAGGATTCCCACATTCTTTGCAGCACTAGCCCATCTCCACTCTGGCTGGTTTGTGCCCGTTGCCAAGACTGAGTAAATACAGCAGATTTTTTACCTCAGGGACgatccagagctgctgcaggattAACCAGGAAAACCCCTGGAGCAGGAAAATACACTGTCACATATACACTGTGAGCTGAACACCCACAGAGGTTGTGCCACACACACCTGCATTTACCTGGTGGCCAGGTCAGGGGGTACCTCACTGCCATTCCCAAAACTGCTCTCTAAATCACAGCCAGAGGAACTGAACAGGCTGTGTCTGGCGTGTTCAGCTAAAAGTCCACTGGAAAAACAAGGCTCAAAGTCAGGGGCTCATGACTCCAAATCGGCCTGTGCTCCTTCCCTCACGcctgcaggggctggttatacccagctcctcagggcagggattgtcacTCATGACCTGCACATATTTCAGACAGCCCAGTTCCCGTGGTTCCTAATTCCCTTTCAGAAGCTTTACCTGtcactggcacagggcaggatgTGGGATGTCACATGCCTAGGGCACCAGGTAGAGTGTGCTGCACATAGGACAAAAAggtgattgattgattgattgattgattgggggaaaggagggagagagatgcATAACTGGCACCATCACCCTGGATGACCACCCATAAATACCCCTCTGTGAGGCCACGTGCTGCAGAGGGGTGAGTTCACAGCCCTCAGCTGAGTTCCTGTGGCTCAAACAGGCTGTTCCATGCGACCTGGAACAGCAAGGTTAAAACATGGTTAGCCTGGAGTCCAACATCCGAACTACAGACCTGGGAGGTGATGGACGTGAGCTCCCTTTGTTTGTAAACCGGTACTTCTGAGGCACAATTTCTGTGTCAAAATGAGATTATTCGGCAGTGTGTCTGTGAGCTCACAGCTCCCAGGGAATGGCGCTGAGAATCCCCCACTGCCAGAGTCCTTCTGTGCCTTGGTGCAGGAGCACGGCTGTCCCTGCTACATCTGGAGCCAGTCTCTCTCTGGTTGTGGCCTCCCCAGTCCCTTAATTCTCTTCTCTCCAGGAGCCAGGGCACGAGCCCTCAGAGTCCCAATGTCACCACCCCGATGCATTTCCAGGACTGCACCTgaaggatggaggaggaggatatTGCTGTAGAGGTGAGTACAAGTTTGAACTTGAGGGATCTTTGTGGCTGCATCAGGGTTTCTGCTGTCCCCACATTCCCCCTGCTCTCTGTCCCTCCTTCCTGACCCGATACCGCACAAAGCCtctgcttttcccccctcacgcAGGGGGCTCTCCCCAGGCTGGAGCATCTCAACAGCGAGGTGAGAGGAGCACAGCACGCGTTTGGTGCTGGCCTTTGCCCTCTCCCCGCAGCAGAGAgtcgtgtccctgtccccctgctgcttccctgcacTTGCCTCGCCCCTCGGGCGCTGTCCCTACTGCTTGCAGCTGTAGACCACCTCCTCCTGCATGCACTGCTGGCACTCCACGTAGCAGCACCACTGCACCTGGCAGTGGCACGAGAAGGTCACCAGGCGGCTCTGGGTGTTGTAGCCCCTCCCGCAGCACATGCTGTCGCAGTTGCCCTCCCGGGAGCACGTCCTCCCCGCCGTGCCCAGGGAGTATTTGCTGGGCCGGCAGAAGCTGGGGGAGTCCTCCACGTACACCAGGTCcgtggggcggggcagggcggggtGCTTGGCGGAGTGGCCGTGCCTGTGCGGCCCCGCCAGCTCCGAGTGTCCCACGGCGTCGTTGCTGGTGCTGAAGACCTTGACGGCGTCGTCGTAGCGCAGCTTCAGGAGCCGCCCGATCTCGTGGAAAGGCGAGAGCTGCTTCCAGCACGTCCGGACGGCGCAGGAGCCGGACACGCCGTGGCACTTGCAGGTGGTTCTGAGGCCGTTCTTCACCGCctgatgaggaagaggaggggtgGTTATTTACCTGCCAGGACCTAGTTCTGGTAGAGGCAACAGCTCAGGTCGCAGACAGCTGCAAGCACTTCAGTTTTATTGGCATTATTTCTATTCTATGGAGGGAAAAgtgttaataatttttaaaaaaacggAGGAATGGCTACAGAGTTGACTGGCGAGCCAGAGAGTGAATAGCCTGAGGATAACCAGCTGAACACCAAAGAAGTTCTTAAATAAGTTCTTATTAATTCTATTTGTCATAGTAGGAGCAGTCAGCCATAAAACCGAGTATCTCCAGCATGGTGAATTCCTTTTGGTATATTCAAATGAAGACAGTGCTCTAATTAAACAACAATTGGACTCAGTAAATGGGAGACAATGTAAGTCAGTAGCCTGTAACCTACAGGTCAAAATGCTCAATCTGATGGTCTCTGATGGTGACATGACTCCTTCCATAGCAGGTCACCAGCAGACTCATAACTGATCTCAAGAGTCTCGGTCCATAATCTGCTTCACACATGCCACCAGCTCTAAGCTCCAGCTGTTTTGAGAACCCCCTGTGGCCCTGGCATAACCCCTGGAGTCATTCAGCTGTGGAGTTTCACAGCTGTCACCGTGCTGTGTGTCCCTGGCACCCACCCTGGGACCACTGGAGGACACAGGATGCTCCTCTGCCACTCAACACACAACTCCTCACACCAGAGCTCAGGAGACTTCCCAGGGACTCTCAGCGCCACAAGACCCAGGACACACAGGTGAACAGGTCTGGTTTGAGCAGGGCAGCAAATGCCCTCTCACACACAGGATGGGTTGGAAGACTTGCGCTGAGTCCAAAGTTCATCCCAAGCCTGCCAGTGCAGCTCCTACCTTGATGCCCACGTTGGTGTTGTGGATGTCCACCTTGGCCCGCAGGTCTTTGCCGATCCTCTTCTGCCCCAGGAACTTTTTCAGGAACTTGGTGCTGTACTTGAGGTTGTCCCCGCAGACGCCCCACTGCCAGGCCTTGCGGTTCTCCAGGCCCGGGGAGTCGTCGCAGGTGCAGCGCTCCATGCGCCCCGCGCTGCACGCCCGCGCCAGGGAGTGCGTCAGCGCGGCCGAGGACACGGCGTACAGGAAGGCTGTTTCCTTAAAACCTGCGCAGGAGAAGGATTGGGAGATGggaggagcaggaaaggcacctccctggctctcctgcctgcccatggacCAAACCCAAGCACAATAATTAGAAGTACAAAGAGACAAAACTCCGGTGTTCCCgcaccatccccacagaggAACACAGATTGAAGTGACCGGTGTAGTGACACTCCGGTCTCACCCATGACTGGTTCAGTATGGACAAAGGAGGGGTGGCAAGAGACAAACAGTCCTGGGAAAACACCCAACTGCAAAAAGTGATTGCCACTAAGCTCTGTTTGTGCCTGGCACGGAGCTGATTGGTGTAATTAGAGACCATCATTGAAATCATGTTGTGGCATAAAATCAGGAAGTCTGTAGTAGAGACTCAAAAAAAGTGTCTTAAAATCCAAggtgttattttaaaatgtttttaattggGGCTGTACTAGTATTTTCTATGAAAAGACCACATGGAGTTGGAATGGAAAGGGTTCAGTGTTGAAGGACATCTTGGCAAGAAGGAAAGCTCACACACGTGTGTGGGTTTTCTGAATTCTCTGGAAATTGTCTACTCCCAGGGACTGTGGGGGTGTGTTCTGAAGCTGTTCTCCTCCCCATAGCAGATTCCCAGCTTGGCTACAATCCCTGAGGTCATGGTGTGACTCTGACATTTTAACCAGGAAAGAAGTACAGTGACTGAATGAAAATTCAGTGTGGAGACATGAGATCACACAGGAATAGGAATGTTGATACCCACGAGATTCACAGAAGTTTCAGAAACTCTGAGTGACACAAACCTGACCCAAAccacaaaacttttttttatttatttatatttacctCCTCTCCTATTCAATCCTGGGGGAAATCTTAATATTTCCTCTAGAGttcatttgcagaaaaaaaccacaaactacTAATGGGAAGTTGCTTAACAAGTCCACAATTTAGTGCAAGGAAGAGAGGTACAGGTGACTGATCAATAGCTCTGAGGGCAGGAATGGGCAAGACTGgccaaaatagaaaaaaaattggtttatgAAAGAGAGAGCACTTCTACATTGCGTGGAAGAAAACACAATGAAGCAAACAAATATTCCACATGCGAAAATTCCAAACATCCTTCCACATCAGAAGGAAAACCTGTTTCCCCTAGTAACAGAAGAGACAACCACAGAGACTTGATCTAGATTTGCTCTAAGccctgcctggagcagaggTTGGAAGCCACCTCTAGAATTCACCAAGTCCAACCTCAAATCTCTCCATCATTCTGTTCCCTCAGAGAACTCCCATCCAGCTGTAATAATAGACCAGAACACTGAGTGCTGAGATCTGAGTGATGTCCACCATAAACGACCAGAGAGCAGGACAAAGAGTTCTTCTGATGGCTGCCAGCAAGAAGAACGAAAAATGTGACTAATCATGAACATAATGGAGAGGCTTCATTAGCAACTTCAACAGACTTCATAGGAGCTCTTTGGAATTGCAGAATTTTAGGTAAAGATCTACCAGCAGCATGGACATGAGGGGAGAGTCAGGAAAATATGGAGGAGATCAAGGAGATCGACCAACAGACTGCTTCCTGCCTCACCATTTTGGTTGCTGTAACCACTGGGGCAATAATTTGCAATTCATCTCTCTGGTTGATGATCCTCAATAAAATTTCTCTGGGTACTCTAAAAATAATGGAAGAATGTCACCAAATCCACCAAAAGTTTTGTAAAAGCTGGTATGGGATGTGGTCAGTGCAGACTGTGGATGGCAGCATGATGCTCACATTTTCAAACAGCGTCTAACCTACTCCAAAGGAGCTAAGAGAGGGTAACTGATACTTGAGATCCTAAATCTGCTAAATCATTCCAGCAGCCAATCTCCAGATGCTCACCAGATTCCCACCATCCCCTCTGACACACTGATCCCAGAAGAGAGGAGGGCATTCCGGAGGCCCTTTCCCATGCCATGAGGAGCCAGCAGGCCCCGGCGGCTCCACAGCCCCTGCTAAATCTGACTCTGTGGATCACCACACTGCTCCTGCTATTTCTGATGCTTTGGTTTCCCCATGTAAGTCCTGGCCAGTTTTCAGCCCACTGGAAATCGGAGGCCGCTGCTGTGGTCAGGCCACTGCAGACAGCAGCAACTGCAGAGACCCAGCAGACTTTGAAACGTCTCCTTCTCCTTCAAACAAAGCTTCAACATCACCAGGCTGCCAAATGCTTGTCTGAAAAGTCTAAGATGATTCCCTCTACCTCATCATGAGGACTCAATCACCATTTCATTGTTAATTCACAAAACAAGTGAGGGAAGTTAAAGCTGTCCTTCAGCCCTTGTGGAATGtggggcagagcagctgctggagctggattTTCAGGAGGACACACCACAGATGGCAGCAATCAGCTCCAAGGAGCACAATTTGGGATCTGAGCAGAGGTTTCTCCCTGTGCCCTGGTATCTCTCCTCCCACAGTGACAGCAGAGCTCCTATCACCACAGGCAGTGAGGCCTGGAGCCGATTCCGGGCTCTCAGGGCCCAGGTTGGGGATGGGTCACTCCCCTGACCCCACTGAGTGTGTTGTGAGGGACAAAATGGAATCTGAAACTCAGTGCAAGGGGAACATCTGAGTGCAGATGTCTCTGCTGGGCAATTTGGCTGCAAACATCCAGCACAGAGATGAATTTCAGGAggctgcagcaaagcagctcCCTCTGGTAGGACCTTCCATGTGTCCAAGCCTTGCCCTGAGCTCTCCAGAAGCATTTCTTAGCTCAGCAGCCTATAAATCCAGAAGGACTTTAGCTGTGATGGCAgcactgttgtgtgctgtggTGTGCTCCAGACCACAGGGAGAATTGTAACAGGAGGAGTTTGGCTATGGGGTGACTCTGCCAAAGGAAAGATGCTCAGGGTAAGAGGCTTTTCAATGCTGTAGTGAAGGAGTGTGAGCATTTCAGAGCAGGTGGAGGAGGCATCTCTCtgaaaacaacaacagcaaaaccaaccaaccaaaaaatgCTATAGAAGTATAGAAAGATTTAGGGTGGAAGGACTCCCAAGGTCTTTAGAACAAACTCCTGCTCCAAGTAGGGCTGGCTCCAatgccagctgcccagggctttGTCCAACTGACTTCTCCAAATCTCCCATCCTGGAAATTCCATGTCTGTGAGTCACCACTCCTCTGTTGTACCATTCCTGGATTCCTCATGACATCAGTGAAACCACTGCTGGAAGGTCAGAGTCCAACCAGAAGGAGGCAAAGAAATGGATTACGGGGTGGAAGGATTGCAGAGAGCTCATTTCTCAAGAAGCATTTTGAGAGTGGCTGGCTCTGACCTCTTCACTAAAGGTATTTATTTCCCCAGATCACTGCATCCGAGGTGAAATCCTGCTTTACCTGACTTCCAGCAGCCCTTAATGGCACACCCAGGACACCAAAAGGCCATCACTGCTTTACATGTTTTTATAAAGACATCAAGTGCCCCTGTGTAACAAGGTGGCTTGAAATCATTTAAAATCTAACCCTTTCCATGGATCTTTAAAGAAGTGGAGAAGGAATGCAGGAGGATTTTGCATGGATTACTGAGGAGTAGTAACTGTCATAAGTGACAATGGCCACAGAAAGGTTGCAGGTTATGCAAAAGGAGTTTCCCAGTTGTACCCAGAGAAGTATCAAGAGCAACAAACGGTGCAGACTGGTAAAATAAATCTGGCATTTCAAGAACCAGAAAACCCTTGGCtcattgtttgtttgtttgtttgtttggcatCTCTAGAAGCAGGAAAAGCACTGATGATCCAGACCAGTCACAGCAGTTTGTCAGTGGTGATTGCAAATTGAGTGTGGCTTTTCACCTCTTACA
Encoded proteins:
- the WNT9B gene encoding protein Wnt-9b: MRSAAKLSRILLLLLLPPPPAAAYFGLTGKEALTHFPSLGAPGGSAPGKGHVKQCELLQLSRKQKRLCRREPGLAETLRDAIRLGILECQFQFRSERWNCSLEGRPSLLKRGFKETAFLYAVSSAALTHSLARACSAGRMERCTCDDSPGLENRKAWQWGVCGDNLKYSTKFLKKFLGQKRIGKDLRAKVDIHNTNVGIKAVKNGLRTTCKCHGVSGSCAVRTCWKQLSPFHEIGRLLKLRYDDAVKVFSTSNDAVGHSELAGPHRHGHSAKHPALPRPTDLVYVEDSPSFCRPSKYSLGTAGRTCSREGNCDSMCCGRGYNTQSRLVTFSCHCQVQWCCYVECQQCMQEEVVYSCKQ